In Leptolyngbya sp. O-77, the genomic window CGTGATTCAATATTGCCGCCGCGAAAAGCTGCCTGTGCTGATTCCCCGGCAAATGATTGCACCTGTAGGCATTTTGCTGGGGCTGTGTCTGATGACGCTGCTGGTGGTGAACGGAGGCCAGCAGCTTAACCCAGCGCCCGGAGAGCAGCCGATTTTGATGGGTATTTTGGGACTAAAGGTGCTGATGGGCTATATGCCGCTGGTGGTGTGTGCGTATTATCTGCTGCGCGATCGCCGCGATTTGCTGTTTCTCATGCGGCTTACCGTCGTCATCATCCTCACCTGCTGCGCTCTCGCCTTTATTCAATATCTCCTGCTCAAAACGGGGCAATGTCCGGGAACGCGCTTTGCCCAGGGACCAGACCTCTACCGCGCTTCCCTCAATGCCCGCTGCTTTGTGGGCGGGTCGTTGCTCTATACGCCCCAACACAACCAGATTCGCTTGCCTGGAACCTTTGTTGCGCCCTGGCAATGGGGCTGGTTCCTGATTTCTGCTGCATTTCTGGCATTTGCGACGGCATTTAGCGACCCCAGAGCGCAATGGCGCACGACAGGGCTGATTTCTCTCGCATCGGTTTTCATTATGGCGGTGCTATCGGGGCAGCGAGTGGCGCTGATTCTGGTGCCCGGTGTATTTCTGACGCTGCTGGTGTTGACGGGGCAGGTGGTGAACCTAAAGCGCTTTATCCCTGGTGCAGTCATTCTCGGCGCTGTGCTGGGCTACGCTGCCCTGCGGAACCCCGACATCCTATCCCGACGCTTTGAGAGTCTGCAAAGCCGCTGGGAAGCCTCGCCACCGCACCTGTTTATTTTGGAACAGTTTCAGTGGTCGATTGATAATCAAAACTTTTTGGGCAACGGGCTAGGACGCGCTACTAATGCCGCCCGCACGCTGGGCGACACAGAACTGATCGAAACCTATTATCCCAAGCTGCTGTATGAAATTGGGATGCTGGGGACGCTGGCGTTTTTGGCGCTGGTAACCATGCTGACGGTGCTGACCTTTTTGGCCTACCGCTCCATGCGCGATCGCACCTTGCGGGGCTATGGCGCAGCACTATGGCTATTCGTACTGTTCATTAGCTACAACACGTATTACTATCCTCTCGATGTAGACCCCGTTGCGGTTTACTACTGGTTTTTTGCCGGGGTCGTGCTGAAATTGCCAGAACTGGAGCGCCAAGAACGCCTAGAAGCCACTGCTGCCCAGCCCCAGGCTCAACGCCGACGGTTCAAGCGACTGGGCTTTGCTTAGGTGAGGCATGAGGCAGGGTCTAAAAAAAATCAGGGAGGCATCGGTTCGATACCTCCCTGACAGAGCGGAGCAAAAGGGTGGATTTGGGCGATCGCCCAAGGTTTCAAACCAGGTCTTCCAAACCAGGTCTAAAATCGAATTCCTGTTTAACGGGATTGCGGAGCTAGTCCCCTGGCAACCTAGCTCATGGTCGAGCCGCTGCGGTCATAGCTCTGCACAAAAGACGGATGGGGCTTGCCCTGAACATGATTCCAGAGGGTGGGCGTTTCAGCAGGTAGGCCGATTTCGGCTGCGGCACGGCTGAGCATCGATTGCTGGCGATTCTTGATGTTGTGGTGGTGGCGCATCATCAGGGCGCGGGCTTGATCTTGAGTAGACATAGTGAAATCCTTCTGGTGGTGTTAAGTGATGGAACCTTGACGCTTATTGTTTAATCATAGCAGTAAATTCTGTATCTAAAAATACAGAATGGCGCTTTATTGGAAAAATTAATGCTTCTTCATGGCGTGTGTTGCCATGCTGAGTGGCTACGCCAGATTGCCACACTAAATACAGAGCAGCTTGATACAGAGCAGCTTGGTGGGCGATCGCGCTCTCAGGGCAGCGTATTGAGCAGCGTATTGAACGGCTTAAACCGCAACGCGGGAACAATCAGGGTCGCTTAGGACGGTGATGACGCACCCGGCTAGCCTTGTCCCGCTCGTAGGCGATCAGGCGGCCGTAAATTTCGTGCTTGCTCAGGTTCATCGACAGATAAACATGGCGACGGGGATTGCCAAACCCCTTGCGCCGAAAGAACTTGATCGCAGGTTCATTAGCCGGATCGGTGTCCACCAGCATGAACCGAGCGCCCTCCTCGATCATGCGCTCAACGATTTTGTCCACCAGCTTATCCGCCACGCCGCGCCGCTGAAACTTGGGACTGACTCCTAGCCAGATAATGTAGCCGTAGACCCAGGATGCCTTGCTGATAATCGTGCCCAGCACAAAGCCTGCCAGTTCGCCTTCGATTTCTGCAACCAGGCAATATTCTGGGTCGGTGTTGTATTGCCCAATCACTTCCCACTCGTCCCAGGTGCGATACAGGTAGGGATAGAGGTCGCTAGTAAACAGGCTTTCCCCCAAATGAAACACCGGAGCGAGGTCGTCGATGTCCATGTCCCGAATCTCGACGGGCAGGGTATTGGCGATCGCCCGTTCCCGCTCAGCCTTATTGCTTTCGGAATCAGAAGCCATAGTTAGACGTCAGGAGGTCAGAAATAGAGGTTAAGAAATAGGGATTAGGGCAAAAAGCGAGCTTCGGGAAAGACATTCGGAATGCCTTGCGGAAACGTCGAGATAACCAGTTGAGACAGCGGATCGAGATGACGGGTCGGGGCAATGGAGCATGTCTGATAATTCTGATCTGATAATTCTCTGATAATTCTGATAATTCTGACCCGCTTCGATGGCAACACCACTCATCCCACTCAACCTTATCGCGATTCTGGTGGGGGATTGGGCCGGTTTCCCCCGCGATTGATCCTGCAAAAGCCTCGCTTTTTGGGCGGAAACCCGCCTTTTGAAAAACCCGTCTGCGATAGGACGGTGTAGAATAGCCAGTCAGACCCAATCGGGGATCGCTAGACCGAAGAATTAGGTTAGACCGCATGGATCGATTGAACAATGCGCTGACGCTGTTTTTCAGCCTGCTCGTGGAGGCGATGCCCTTTTTGCTGCTGGGCGTGCTGTTTTCGAGTGTGCTGCTGCTATTCGTGGATGAGCGGCGGCTGATTGCGGCAGTGCCCAAACATCCGCTGCTGGCGGCGATGATTGGCGGCGGCATTGGCTTCTTGTTTCCCGTGTGCGAGTGCGGCAACGTGCCTGTAGCGCGGCGGCTGATTGTGCAGGGTGCGCCCGCGTCGATGGCGGTGGGCTTCTTGCTGGCGGCTCCCACCGTGAATCCGGTGGTGTTTTGGGCAACGTGGATTGCCTTTCGGGATCAGCCGGAGATCGTGTTTTTGCGGGTGGGGCTGTCGCTGCTGGTGGCAGTAATTGTGGGCTGGGTGTTTAGCGCTCAGGCAGACCTGCGGCCGCTGATGCAGCTGGGAGTGGCGCGGGCCATGCCAGCAGTGCGCGGGGCGGCTGCAAAGCCCGCGGGTGAGTCGTCCCTGTTGCAGTCAGGGACCTATTGGCTGGGACAGGCGGATCAGCCCATTCGCCCGGATGGGTCGCTGTCTTCGTCGGCGATCGCCATCAATCCCGTCCTCACCCAGCCCCTGTCAGACAAGCTGTGGCTATTGGTGAACAACATTGTGCAGGAAATGCGCGAGTTGGGCGGTGTGCTGATTTTGGGAACGGCGATCGCCGCAATCGTTCAAGTCTTTGTGCCGCGCGAGTGGGTGATTGGGTTGGGGCAGGGCCCAGTCACGTCGATTTTGGCGATGATGCTACTGGCGTGGATTGTGTCGATTTGCTCAACGGTGGATTCGTTTTTTGCCCTGTCCTTTGCCTCTACCTTTACTAGCGGCGCATTGCTGGCGTTTCTGGTATTTGGCCCGATGATTGACCTGAAAAACATTGCGCTGCTGCTGTCGATGTTTCGCGGTCGGGCGATCGCCTATCTGTTTATCCTGGCGGGTCAGCTCACGTTTTTGTTTTGCTTGCTGATTAATCTGTATATCAGCTAGAACAGGAGGGCTGGAGGGCTGGGATGACAGGGGGACGGAGCAACGGAGTGATGGTGTGACCGAATGATGGTGTGACGGAGTGACGGAGTGACGGACTGATGGCAAGCAGGAGCAGTAATCGGCCTCGGAAAAATCGGACAGGGCTTTGGCTAGTCTGGCTAGATGCAGGGATGCTGCTGGCCTGGGGCGGGCTGATGCTGCGCTTTTGGCTGACTGGGCGCATCAACATCCTGCTGCATCCGGATTATGTCTGGTTGGCGATCGCCGCTGGGTTTGCGCTGTTGGGGCTGGGCGTGGCCAAACTGTGGGAGGGGCTGCGGCTGCTGCGACGCGGCATTGCTATTACCCAGCCCTCAGAGTCCCACGCGAACCTACTGCCGCCCGGATGGAGTAGCGCCCTGCTGCTGGCGATCGCCCTGTTTGGCCTCCAGTTTACGCCCCGCGCCTTTGCCAGCCAGGTCGCCATCGAGCGCGGCGTAGCAGATACGCTCACCCTGACGCGATCGCAGCCTCAGTCCTTCCGCACCAACACCCGCCCCGAAGATCGCTCGCTCATTGACTGGGTGCGCCTGCTGAACGTTTACCCCGAACCCGATGCCTACACGGGTCAAAAAGCCTCGGTCGAAGGGTTCGTCATCCATTCGCCCAACCTCCCTAGCAACTATTTCACCATCACCCGCTTTGTGATTACCTGCTGCGCTGCCGATGTCTATCCGGTCGGGCTTCCCGTGCGGATCGAGGGCGATCGCACAATCTACGAACAAGACCAATGGCTCCGCGTAGAAGGCAACATGGCGACGGAAACCCTCGATGGTCAGCGCCAACTGGTTATCCAGGCCGCCTCTTTGACCCCAATCGAGGAACCTCAGAATCCGTATGACTATTGAGGTTTGCTGAGGTTTGCGTGTGAGGCGTGCGTGTGAGGCGTGCGGAGACTTCAGACTTCCTTGATTTCCACAGGCGGCAATCCCAAGAATGCTCGAATCGCTTCGGCCGCTTCCTGTTTGCTTTCCAGATTGCTGCTATAAGTCTCAGTCAGGGGATAGCGATCGCCCCGCTGCGTCAGCAGCACTACGCCATACCCCGTTAAATCTTCACCGCTACACTGCTCAATGACCACAGACTGAACCTCTCGCAGCCATAGCTCCTGCTTAAGGCGGCCATTTGCTCCAAACGCCTGCATTTTGCCCATCAAGCGATCAAACTCGAAGCGATGGGGTCTGCGCCGCAGGAGGGCGATCGCCAGACCGGCCAGCCCCAGTGGGCCCCATGTAAAGCTCCAGATAGACCGGGTTTGTAGGGCGATCGCAGGGCGACCAGGATTGACCAGAAACCGTTGAACCGCTTCAGCCATCTGCTGAGCGCGAGCTTGATCCATCGTATTCAGCCCCAGTTGCGTCACCGCCTCAGTTCCACTCAGCTTCAGGTCATAGACCAGATAGTCCCCGTCATCTGAACGACGAGTTTCACTAATAACCTGAACTGTGGTCAGGGAGCCAAGCCGAACCGTCTCACGAGGAATTAGGCCCACTCCAAGGGTGCGAACCACCTGGCAGTGGGTAGTAGATAGGGTGGGGCGATCGCACGTCAGGCGATTATTGCTGAAAACCCCAAGCCATAGACAGGAGATTATCAGTAGGACAAATGCAGAAGGACGCTCCCAGGATGGACATTTCAGCACCAAATGTCCGCCTTCTTGATGGGTGGGTTTGGGCCCCAAATCAAAGTTGACTATTCCGCCCATACCGCTTGTTTGCCTCCATGTAGCCTGCCATCCAGCGTTGACGTAATCTGGTTGGATGCTACGGTGCTAACAAAAAGATCTACCTCCTGACAAGTGCAAAAAACCCACCCGTGGGTAAGGTGGGGCAAGCTAAACTCTGGCAGGATCATCAGCGAATAACTCGGCACACGCTAACAATCAAAGCCTTTCGCGCTTAATTGGCTCTTGAAAACTATAGATGCTTTTCAAGCGTGCTGGCGAGGGTCGTCTTGGGAACTGCGCCGACTACCATGTCTACACGCTGACCACCCTTGAAAATCATCAGCGTAGGGATGCTGCGGATGCCATACTGAGTGGCAACGCTGGGGTTCTCGTCGGTATTCACTTTTACGACCTTTACCTGTCCCGCGTATTGCTCGGCAATCTCATCGACTACAGGAGCAACCATCCGGCAGGGACCACACCAAGGGGCCCAGAAATCTACCAGAACGGGGACATCGCTATCAAGAACTTCTTGCTTAAAAGTGGAATCTGTAACTTGTGCGGCTGCTGACATGCCTAATAAGTCCTTCGCCTTCAATATCAATGGAAATCTTACCATAGCGAACTCACCCGCTTCAGCAGCCAGAGTCTTAATAGTGAGTTACATTTGGGCACTCAGCGCGTTGTGGGGATCGCTTGATTCGATTGGGTCACCTATAGAATTCCGTGTAGGAATTTTTCTAGCCGCTCCATGCCGCGCTTGATGGTGTCTAGATCGGTCGCATAGGACAGCCGGATGCAGTCGTCTGCGCCAAAAGCCGCGCCCGGAACTGTAGCAACTTGATGCTGATCTAGCAGTTCGCTGCAAAAATCGAGGGAAGACCGTCCCGTTTTGGCGATGCTGGGGAACATATAGAATGCGCCATCGGGTTTGGGACACTCTAGCCCTGGCATGGCGTTGAGGGCATCCAGCATATAGCGGCGGCGCTCGGCAAAGGCGGCTAGCATTTCCTGTACGCAGTCTTGGGAATTTTCATAGGCGGCGATCGCCCCATATTGGGCAAAGGTGCAGACATTGGAGGTGCTGTGGCCCTGGATTTTTGTTGCCGCCTTTACCAGGGGCACTGGCCCTGCCAAGAAGCCAACGCGCCAGCCCGTCATGGCGTA contains:
- the hpsL gene encoding hormogonium polysaccharide biosynthesis protein HpsL; translated protein: MLKTKPKSKAQPSSVLAVESPQPTLRQRLAQRRKANRLRQELVTFTICAALFATVVGFVVGLAAGVRPGIGTFIGTLCTALSFKYPRHALWAFLIYMPLSGSVTYALGSSPLLQLAKDGFYIPALFGVIQYCRREKLPVLIPRQMIAPVGILLGLCLMTLLVVNGGQQLNPAPGEQPILMGILGLKVLMGYMPLVVCAYYLLRDRRDLLFLMRLTVVIILTCCALAFIQYLLLKTGQCPGTRFAQGPDLYRASLNARCFVGGSLLYTPQHNQIRLPGTFVAPWQWGWFLISAAFLAFATAFSDPRAQWRTTGLISLASVFIMAVLSGQRVALILVPGVFLTLLVLTGQVVNLKRFIPGAVILGAVLGYAALRNPDILSRRFESLQSRWEASPPHLFILEQFQWSIDNQNFLGNGLGRATNAARTLGDTELIETYYPKLLYEIGMLGTLAFLALVTMLTVLTFLAYRSMRDRTLRGYGAALWLFVLFISYNTYYYPLDVDPVAVYYWFFAGVVLKLPELERQERLEATAAQPQAQRRRFKRLGFA
- a CDS encoding GNAT family N-acetyltransferase, whose amino-acid sequence is MASDSESNKAERERAIANTLPVEIRDMDIDDLAPVFHLGESLFTSDLYPYLYRTWDEWEVIGQYNTDPEYCLVAEIEGELAGFVLGTIISKASWVYGYIIWLGVSPKFQRRGVADKLVDKIVERMIEEGARFMLVDTDPANEPAIKFFRRKGFGNPRRHVYLSMNLSKHEIYGRLIAYERDKASRVRHHRPKRP
- a CDS encoding permease; translated protein: MDRLNNALTLFFSLLVEAMPFLLLGVLFSSVLLLFVDERRLIAAVPKHPLLAAMIGGGIGFLFPVCECGNVPVARRLIVQGAPASMAVGFLLAAPTVNPVVFWATWIAFRDQPEIVFLRVGLSLLVAVIVGWVFSAQADLRPLMQLGVARAMPAVRGAAAKPAGESSLLQSGTYWLGQADQPIRPDGSLSSSAIAINPVLTQPLSDKLWLLVNNIVQEMRELGGVLILGTAIAAIVQVFVPREWVIGLGQGPVTSILAMMLLAWIVSICSTVDSFFALSFASTFTSGALLAFLVFGPMIDLKNIALLLSMFRGRAIAYLFILAGQLTFLFCLLINLYIS
- a CDS encoding TIGR03943 family putative permease subunit; translation: MLLAWGGLMLRFWLTGRINILLHPDYVWLAIAAGFALLGLGVAKLWEGLRLLRRGIAITQPSESHANLLPPGWSSALLLAIALFGLQFTPRAFASQVAIERGVADTLTLTRSQPQSFRTNTRPEDRSLIDWVRLLNVYPEPDAYTGQKASVEGFVIHSPNLPSNYFTITRFVITCCAADVYPVGLPVRIEGDRTIYEQDQWLRVEGNMATETLDGQRQLVIQAASLTPIEEPQNPYDY
- the trxA gene encoding thioredoxin, yielding MSAAAQVTDSTFKQEVLDSDVPVLVDFWAPWCGPCRMVAPVVDEIAEQYAGQVKVVKVNTDENPSVATQYGIRSIPTLMIFKGGQRVDMVVGAVPKTTLASTLEKHL